From Musa acuminata AAA Group cultivar baxijiao chromosome BXJ3-8, Cavendish_Baxijiao_AAA, whole genome shotgun sequence, one genomic window encodes:
- the LOC103994607 gene encoding nucleoside diphosphate kinase 1, with product MEQTFIMIKPDGVQRGLVGEIISRFEKKGFYLKGLKMMNVDRSFAQTHYADLSAKPFFPGLVEYIISGPVVAMVWEGKNVVVTGRKIIGATNPSDSSPGTIRGDYAIVMGRNVIHGSDSIESARKEIALWFPEGIAQWQSNLHPWIYE from the exons ATGGAGCAGACCTTCATCATGATCAAGCCCGACGGCGTGCAACGAGGCCTt GTTGGGGAAATCATTAGCCGGTTCGAGAAGAAGGGTTTCTACTTGAAAG GATTGAAGATGATGAACGTGGATCGCTCCTTCGCCCAGACGCACTATGCTGACCTCTCCGCGAAGCCCTTCTTTCCTGGGCTGGTGGAGTACATCATCTCCGGTCCCGTGGTTGCCATGGTGTGGGAGGGGAAGAATGTGGTTGTCACTGGCCGCAAGATCATTGGTGCCACCAACCCGTCGGATTCCTCCCCCGGAACCATCCGTGGGGATTATGCGATTGTGATGGGCAG GAATGTCATTCACGGGAGTGATTCGATTGAGAGTGCAAGGAAGGAGATCGCTTTGTGGTTTCCTGAAGGCATTGCTCAGTGGCAGAGCAACCTCCATCCTTGGATTTACGAGTAG
- the LOC103994606 gene encoding GATA transcription factor 27 isoform X3, with translation MGKQGPCHHCGVTSTPLWRNGPPEKPVLCNACGSRWRTKGSLTNYVPLHAREVFDSDELKVPKIKSVPIKPKNEKLQKIQQGNHKLESECEMQYCDQNFHKIVEGDISNRSSSGSAISGSDSCLHFGTNDASDLTGSVQSNVCDSIAPSKKIFMTRPKLSVEKLTKDLYSILHEEQASNLSRSSEDDLLYESGTALGSFEIGYGGVLIKHPNSESVDEESEASSFPVDKSYIMNEGYSEMAQDSAKRVKISTEKLNILQDRVSSLSSADLNVIINFESFMKYLTHDEQQLLMKYLPSIDNVKPPESLKSMFTSPQFLETLSYFQQLLQEGTFDLSMSVADAEQRRTLNRLVSLNCTKFQWLDQCQKVKDAPSKKIKGGNGISSRQRLPGLSISASLKRHHDRQNQSYSGMKSTMRSPKRVCRSGCTNPPSRCFTRPNSSLITREAGDMGDFVDHEGACFSPRRIFASPPDRSSMQFIADSSEGDVLLDVPSGVSFPEAELLYDPWEQKTSQIGSPTMSGVEASVLPSSSFANK, from the exons ATGGGAAAGCAAGGACCTTGCCACCATTGTGGAGTTACAA GTACCCCTCTCTGGCGGAATGGACCACCTGAAAAGCCAGTTTTATGCAATGCATGTGGTTCCAGGTGGAGAACCAAGGGTTCATTGACAAACTATGTACCACTGCATGCTCGTGAAGTTTTTGATTCGGATGAGTTAAAAGTTCCAAAAATCAAAAGTGTCCCCATCAAACCGAAAAATGAGAAGTTGCAAAAGATACAACAAGGCAATCATAAATTGGAAAGTGAATGTGAAATGCAGTATTGTGACCAGAACTTCCACAAGATTGTAGAGGGAGATATAAGCAATCGATCCAGCTCTGGGTCAGCCATTTCAGGTTCAGACAGCTGTTTACATTTTGGCACCAATGATGCAAGTGACCTAACAG GTTCAGTGCAGTCAAACGTATGTGATTCAATAGCACCATCTAAGAAGATATTTATGACTCGTCCTAAACTTTCTGTAGAAAAGCTCACAAAGGACCTATATTCCATTTTGCATGAAGAACAAGCTTCTAATCTGTCCAGATCCTCAGAAGATGATCTACTTTATGAAAGTGGAACTGCACTTGGATCTTTTGAGATCGGGTATGGAGGTGTACTCATTAAACATCCAAATTCAGAATCAGTAGACGAGGAATCAGAAGCTAGCTCATTTCCAGTAGATAAATCATACATTATGAATGAAGGTTATTCAG AAATGGCCCAAGACAGTGCCAAAAG GGTTAAAATTTCGACTGAAAAGTTAAATATCCTGCAAGATAGAGTTTCTTCCCTAAGTTCTGCAGACTTGAAT GTTATCATTAACTTTGAGAGTTTCATGAAATATCTGACACATGACGAACAGCAATTGTTGATGAAATATCTACCATCTATAGACAATGTCAAACCTCCTGAAAG CCTCAAAAGCATGTTTACCAGTCCCCAGTTCTTGGAGACATTATCTTACTTCCAGCAACTGCTTCAAGAAGGAACTTTTGATCTCTCCATGTCCGTAGCAGATGCTGAACAGCGTAGGACTTTAAATAGGCTTGTGTCACTAAATTGTACAAAGTTTCAGTGGTTAGACCAGTGTCAGAAAGTAAAG GATGCACCCTCTAAGAAGATAAAAGGAGGAAATGGAATATCAAGCAGACAAAGACTTCCTGGTCTTTCCATTTCAGCATCCCTAAAAAGGCATCATGACAGGCAAAATCAGAGTTATTCAG GGATGAAAAGCACCATGAGAAGCCCTAAAAGAGTGTGCAGATCAGGGTGCACAAATCCTCCTTCAAGATGTTTTACTCGGCCAAATTCTAGTTTAATTACCAGAGAAGCTGGTGACATGGGGGACTTTGTCGACCATGAAGGTGCATGCTTCAGCCCGAGAAGAATTTTTGCATCCCCTCCCGATAGGAGCTCCATGCAGTTCATTGCTGACAGTTCTGAAGGTGATGTGCTTCTGGATGTGCCTTCTGGTGTATCATTTCCTGAAGCAGAACTCTTGTACGATCCATGGGAACAGAAAACAAGCCAAATTGGTTCGCCAACAATGAGTGGAGTGGAAGCTTCTGTTCTCCCATCTTCGAGTTTCGCCAATAAATAG
- the LOC103994606 gene encoding GATA transcription factor 26 isoform X1: MGKQGPCHHCGVTSTPLWRNGPPEKPVLCNACGSRWRTKGSLTNYVPLHAREVFDSDELKVPKIKSVPIKPKNEKLQKIQQGNHKLESECEMQYCDQNFHKIVEGDISNRSSSGSAISGSDSCLHFGTNDASDLTGSVQSNVCDSIAPSKKIFMTRPKLSVEKLTKDLYSILHEEQASNLSRSSEDDLLYESGTALGSFEIGYGGVLIKHPNSESVDEESEASSFPVDKSYIMNEGYSGLSYFPVNIESKGTSLLNSGTDTMKSTTEMAQDSAKRVKISTEKLNILQDRVSSLSSADLNVIINFESFMKYLTHDEQQLLMKYLPSIDNVKPPESLKSMFTSPQFLETLSYFQQLLQEGTFDLSMSVADAEQRRTLNRLVSLNCTKFQWLDQCQKVKDAPSKKIKGGNGISSRQRLPGLSISASLKRHHDRQNQSYSGMKSTMRSPKRVCRSGCTNPPSRCFTRPNSSLITREAGDMGDFVDHEGACFSPRRIFASPPDRSSMQFIADSSEGDVLLDVPSGVSFPEAELLYDPWEQKTSQIGSPTMSGVEASVLPSSSFANK, encoded by the exons ATGGGAAAGCAAGGACCTTGCCACCATTGTGGAGTTACAA GTACCCCTCTCTGGCGGAATGGACCACCTGAAAAGCCAGTTTTATGCAATGCATGTGGTTCCAGGTGGAGAACCAAGGGTTCATTGACAAACTATGTACCACTGCATGCTCGTGAAGTTTTTGATTCGGATGAGTTAAAAGTTCCAAAAATCAAAAGTGTCCCCATCAAACCGAAAAATGAGAAGTTGCAAAAGATACAACAAGGCAATCATAAATTGGAAAGTGAATGTGAAATGCAGTATTGTGACCAGAACTTCCACAAGATTGTAGAGGGAGATATAAGCAATCGATCCAGCTCTGGGTCAGCCATTTCAGGTTCAGACAGCTGTTTACATTTTGGCACCAATGATGCAAGTGACCTAACAG GTTCAGTGCAGTCAAACGTATGTGATTCAATAGCACCATCTAAGAAGATATTTATGACTCGTCCTAAACTTTCTGTAGAAAAGCTCACAAAGGACCTATATTCCATTTTGCATGAAGAACAAGCTTCTAATCTGTCCAGATCCTCAGAAGATGATCTACTTTATGAAAGTGGAACTGCACTTGGATCTTTTGAGATCGGGTATGGAGGTGTACTCATTAAACATCCAAATTCAGAATCAGTAGACGAGGAATCAGAAGCTAGCTCATTTCCAGTAGATAAATCATACATTATGAATGAAGGTTATTCAGGTTTGTCATACTTTCCTGTAAATATTGAAAGCAAAGGCACAAGTCTTCTAAATTCTGGTACTGACACAATGAAATCTACAACAGAAATGGCCCAAGACAGTGCCAAAAG GGTTAAAATTTCGACTGAAAAGTTAAATATCCTGCAAGATAGAGTTTCTTCCCTAAGTTCTGCAGACTTGAAT GTTATCATTAACTTTGAGAGTTTCATGAAATATCTGACACATGACGAACAGCAATTGTTGATGAAATATCTACCATCTATAGACAATGTCAAACCTCCTGAAAG CCTCAAAAGCATGTTTACCAGTCCCCAGTTCTTGGAGACATTATCTTACTTCCAGCAACTGCTTCAAGAAGGAACTTTTGATCTCTCCATGTCCGTAGCAGATGCTGAACAGCGTAGGACTTTAAATAGGCTTGTGTCACTAAATTGTACAAAGTTTCAGTGGTTAGACCAGTGTCAGAAAGTAAAG GATGCACCCTCTAAGAAGATAAAAGGAGGAAATGGAATATCAAGCAGACAAAGACTTCCTGGTCTTTCCATTTCAGCATCCCTAAAAAGGCATCATGACAGGCAAAATCAGAGTTATTCAG GGATGAAAAGCACCATGAGAAGCCCTAAAAGAGTGTGCAGATCAGGGTGCACAAATCCTCCTTCAAGATGTTTTACTCGGCCAAATTCTAGTTTAATTACCAGAGAAGCTGGTGACATGGGGGACTTTGTCGACCATGAAGGTGCATGCTTCAGCCCGAGAAGAATTTTTGCATCCCCTCCCGATAGGAGCTCCATGCAGTTCATTGCTGACAGTTCTGAAGGTGATGTGCTTCTGGATGTGCCTTCTGGTGTATCATTTCCTGAAGCAGAACTCTTGTACGATCCATGGGAACAGAAAACAAGCCAAATTGGTTCGCCAACAATGAGTGGAGTGGAAGCTTCTGTTCTCCCATCTTCGAGTTTCGCCAATAAATAG
- the LOC103994606 gene encoding GATA transcription factor 27 isoform X2, with protein MGKQGPCHHCGVTSTPLWRNGPPEKPVLCNACGSRWRTKGSLTNYVPLHAREVFDSDELKVPKIKSVPIKPKNEKLQKIQQGNHKLESECEMQYCDQNFHKIVEGDISNRSSSGSAISGSVQSNVCDSIAPSKKIFMTRPKLSVEKLTKDLYSILHEEQASNLSRSSEDDLLYESGTALGSFEIGYGGVLIKHPNSESVDEESEASSFPVDKSYIMNEGYSGLSYFPVNIESKGTSLLNSGTDTMKSTTEMAQDSAKRVKISTEKLNILQDRVSSLSSADLNVIINFESFMKYLTHDEQQLLMKYLPSIDNVKPPESLKSMFTSPQFLETLSYFQQLLQEGTFDLSMSVADAEQRRTLNRLVSLNCTKFQWLDQCQKVKDAPSKKIKGGNGISSRQRLPGLSISASLKRHHDRQNQSYSGMKSTMRSPKRVCRSGCTNPPSRCFTRPNSSLITREAGDMGDFVDHEGACFSPRRIFASPPDRSSMQFIADSSEGDVLLDVPSGVSFPEAELLYDPWEQKTSQIGSPTMSGVEASVLPSSSFANK; from the exons ATGGGAAAGCAAGGACCTTGCCACCATTGTGGAGTTACAA GTACCCCTCTCTGGCGGAATGGACCACCTGAAAAGCCAGTTTTATGCAATGCATGTGGTTCCAGGTGGAGAACCAAGGGTTCATTGACAAACTATGTACCACTGCATGCTCGTGAAGTTTTTGATTCGGATGAGTTAAAAGTTCCAAAAATCAAAAGTGTCCCCATCAAACCGAAAAATGAGAAGTTGCAAAAGATACAACAAGGCAATCATAAATTGGAAAGTGAATGTGAAATGCAGTATTGTGACCAGAACTTCCACAAGATTGTAGAGGGAGATATAAGCAATCGATCCAGCTCTGGGTCAGCCATTTCAG GTTCAGTGCAGTCAAACGTATGTGATTCAATAGCACCATCTAAGAAGATATTTATGACTCGTCCTAAACTTTCTGTAGAAAAGCTCACAAAGGACCTATATTCCATTTTGCATGAAGAACAAGCTTCTAATCTGTCCAGATCCTCAGAAGATGATCTACTTTATGAAAGTGGAACTGCACTTGGATCTTTTGAGATCGGGTATGGAGGTGTACTCATTAAACATCCAAATTCAGAATCAGTAGACGAGGAATCAGAAGCTAGCTCATTTCCAGTAGATAAATCATACATTATGAATGAAGGTTATTCAGGTTTGTCATACTTTCCTGTAAATATTGAAAGCAAAGGCACAAGTCTTCTAAATTCTGGTACTGACACAATGAAATCTACAACAGAAATGGCCCAAGACAGTGCCAAAAG GGTTAAAATTTCGACTGAAAAGTTAAATATCCTGCAAGATAGAGTTTCTTCCCTAAGTTCTGCAGACTTGAAT GTTATCATTAACTTTGAGAGTTTCATGAAATATCTGACACATGACGAACAGCAATTGTTGATGAAATATCTACCATCTATAGACAATGTCAAACCTCCTGAAAG CCTCAAAAGCATGTTTACCAGTCCCCAGTTCTTGGAGACATTATCTTACTTCCAGCAACTGCTTCAAGAAGGAACTTTTGATCTCTCCATGTCCGTAGCAGATGCTGAACAGCGTAGGACTTTAAATAGGCTTGTGTCACTAAATTGTACAAAGTTTCAGTGGTTAGACCAGTGTCAGAAAGTAAAG GATGCACCCTCTAAGAAGATAAAAGGAGGAAATGGAATATCAAGCAGACAAAGACTTCCTGGTCTTTCCATTTCAGCATCCCTAAAAAGGCATCATGACAGGCAAAATCAGAGTTATTCAG GGATGAAAAGCACCATGAGAAGCCCTAAAAGAGTGTGCAGATCAGGGTGCACAAATCCTCCTTCAAGATGTTTTACTCGGCCAAATTCTAGTTTAATTACCAGAGAAGCTGGTGACATGGGGGACTTTGTCGACCATGAAGGTGCATGCTTCAGCCCGAGAAGAATTTTTGCATCCCCTCCCGATAGGAGCTCCATGCAGTTCATTGCTGACAGTTCTGAAGGTGATGTGCTTCTGGATGTGCCTTCTGGTGTATCATTTCCTGAAGCAGAACTCTTGTACGATCCATGGGAACAGAAAACAAGCCAAATTGGTTCGCCAACAATGAGTGGAGTGGAAGCTTCTGTTCTCCCATCTTCGAGTTTCGCCAATAAATAG